The window GTTGCCATGCAGGTCAAGCGTAGGGAAATCCCGGTGCCCCCATGATTGGTCTTCGACTACCGTTTCGGCATTATAGATCACGCCTGTTGCTTTCATTTCCTTATAAAGCTCATCTATCCCGGTCACCTGTATTCGACAACTGGCGGTTCCCGCTAAGAAACTTTCCGCACCACAACTGATTGGCCGGAAAACGAGCCAGAACTTGTAGCGCCAGGATTGGTCACAAGCTGCCCAAAGGTGGATATCAACGCTATTCCGAACTAAGATGGCAAAGCCGTCCTCCTGATAACGCGCTTTAAAACCCATTTTACTTTCATAAAATGCTACTGCCTTGGCAATGTTTACGACAGGTAAAGCCGGAATGCTTTGTTTGAAGTCTATCATGGTTTATTAAGCCGTTAATGTCTTGATGTATGCGAGCGTGTCCGCATCCAAAACTGCCTTATCTGCCCCGGCATTCAAAAGCAAGTGAATACAGGCTATTTGATTATGCTGGTTACCGCTATCGCCGGAAGTTAAAGTATGCACTGCCCAGCCTATTGGTGTAGAATTGAAAGTGGTATCCTGTTGGTTGATGTTTGCGCCTTTAGCGATTAAAGCAGCGACCAACTGATCACGGCCGCAGAAAGCAGCCCAATGCAGCGCGGTAGCTCCATCTTGGTCTGCATAAACGATATCAGCTCCCTGTTCAATATAGAATATTCCCAGCTTTTCAGCGTGAAGACTGGCGGCCGCTATGAGTGGTGTGTTTTGGTCGCCGGACGATTTGTAACCATTAATATCTGCCCCAAACTCCAACAACACTTTTGCGATCTCAATTGCTTTTTCATCAGTGATTGCGCCGGCAAATACTACGTCGCATATCCGATGAAGGGGATGCCCTTTCATCTCCGGCTGAGCGTCGCTACATGGAACGCCGGTATTGGCAATACTTGGATCAGCCTCAAGTACAGCCCTTAGCTGCTGAAGATCTCCTTGGGTAACTAACTTGAATAACTGGCTTGCCAACATCGTCGCATTGTTTATCTCAAAGCTAAAAAATATTACTTATTGAATTGAGTAGCAATAAATGCGAATGGTTGAAATACTAAAAATTTATGTAAAGCGAAATCACACGAGTACGCTTTGAAAAGTGATTTAAACCCCATTTCATTACATAACGTGAGGCTTTACATAACCGGTAATGCCAATAGGTTCACCAGCCGTTACAGTGTCCTGTGGGCCTACTAAAACCTGGCTTAGGTGGCCATAAATGGATTCTACATCGCCATGCTTCAGATGGATGTTAATGCCGAGTCTATCATCGTAGCCCATTGATTTAACCAGGCCGTTAAGGATTGCATACACGGTGTCATGCCGGGCTTTAAAATCAACACCTGCGTGCAGGCCGTATTTGCCGGTAAGCGGGTGGAGCCGGTAACCGAAATCAGAATTTATTGTAAGATGATTGAGGGGCAGGCAGACCAGGCAAATGCTGATCAATATTTTCATCGGCCGCGGGATTGGGTCAGTTCCTGCTTTTGTGCCGGGTTAATGGATTCCAGCACACTGTCCCGCACACCGGGATTATCTTTCGCGATTGCGAGCGCTGAAAATGAGGCCTGGGATGTCCCCCTGTCCTGCAGTAACATGATCTTATACATAGCCTTAAAATCATCAAGGGGCATCGACGAGCCATTTTTCGTCAGATCGTCTAAAACCTGCTGTTTGTCTTTGAGTTTCAGCACCTGTCCAGCGGGGTAAATGGCTTCGTTTCCTTCCGGGAAACGTACATAGTTCTCAGATGATGACCTGGCGTAGGTCACTACCCCGATCTGTCCCAGTTTCGTCGCTGGATCATTTTCCAGATCCGGCAAGACCAGAACAAGGGTTCCGTTTAAATTTTCCTTTTCCATAGTATTTAATGTTTGAAATTCTATCTGGTGGCTTTTTCCCCGGGCGGCGAGGTTGAGTACCTCATTCAGGCGAATTGTGGCCCAACGATGGAGTTCGGGGTCGTCCTGCACCATTTCAAACGCCTGCTTTAATTTTTTATCGGATCCGGATGCTTGTAACCGGGCCAGGGTTCTTAGGTTTTCGGGGATTGGCGGCCATAACACCGATCTTTTAGTTTCTGCCAATTCAATGAGTTCCCCAGCCGGTCTCAGCACAAACAAGTTCTTAGCGCTAAACCAATCCATTTCTTTATCTTCAAATCTTACCCCAATTTTGTCCGCTATAAGGTCCCTTTTTTCAATTGTACCGATCCTGCCCATGTAATCAGATGACCAGAGTACGGGGCTAACCATGACCATTGAGCCAATGGCATTATGCTGTTTCATAATTGTTGCACTAAATTTTCGTTGAAATATTCATTCTGCTGAATGCTGCTAAAGCCTCCTTCGCTGTGCCTATCTATCCAGCCCTTTGTTTTGCTGAAGGCGGATAATTTTGTCAAGCGACATCACACTGGCGTCGCGAATACTTTCATTCTTCTCCACCAGTTCCATCGCAGTTCGCATTTGTTTGAGGGTACCCCGATCCGTTAAAAGGGCAATCGTTTTCAGATCTTTAAAATCAAAGGGGGAGATATCGGCCGAATGGTTCTGCAGGTATTCATAGATCTCGTCCGGTTCCTTCAGTACCATAAGGGCATCCGAGCTGTGAAGGCGTGGTTCGGCTCCATCACCGTATTTAACATAGAAGTCATCACGGGCTGGATCAGCTTTGACGATCTCTCCTATTACACCCTCTGTGTCAGCATGTGCTTCCCACATTTCGGGATGCAGCATGACCACTGTTCCTTTTAAATTTTGTTCATCTATCATTTTTAAGACTTATTTTAGCCGGTACCGGTAATGCAGGTGGCTTGAATGCCATTACCATTTCCTGGATTTCCCGGCTGATGTGGTTAAAATTCTGGCGAAGCTTCTCATCCATCTGGCCACCGAAATCATAAAAGGTGGGTAAAGGTTTATAACCCTTTTCTTCCCGCCTGATCTCTTCCATATCGAGGTTAACCCGGCAATTGACCGCTGACGTTTCAAATTTTCCTGTAAACTTTTCCTGCGCGTCGGCAGCGACCATCCCGACTAACTCCCCCGAATTGAGCGAGGCGATTTTTCCCGCGGGGATCAATACTTCCAGTTTTTCATTCAGGGAAGTAGAAGTTTTATTACGGTCAATGGACAGCCCCTCACCAATTTGCTTGGATTTGCCAAAGAGCCGCTCCAGCCATTCGAGTGTTTCCTTGTTCCGGACGGAGCCTGACAGCACGGTACCAACGACTGAGGTAATTGTTGCGGCTGTGTCCTTGCCGTACTGTTGATTGAATTGCGGCAATTCCTGCAATCCCATCAGTACAGCTACCTTATTTGACCGGGCAGTTGCAATTAAATTTTCCACGCGGTGAACGAATAAGGTAGGTACCTCATCTACGATTAATGCAGAGGGCAGGTTCCCCTTGGTGTTAATAAGCTTGGTGAGCCTGTTGATGATGATCGAATAGCAGGCCGAATTGATATTTTGAGTATTCGGGTCATTGGCCAATACCAGCATGCCCGGGTTTGCCCTGTCAGATATTTTCAGATCAAAGTCATTGCCCGAAAAGACCCAAAACGTTTCTTTGGTCGCCAAACGGCTGATAAAGATCTTGAGCGTACCGATCTGCCCTTCCAACTGGTTAAATGCCTTGGCGTCGAATGCTGTCATGAATGGTGATAACAATGAGCGCAATTCAGGCTCAGCCGTTAAGGCATTGAATATTTCCTCGTAAGAGCGATTGAGCAGCGCCAAAACGTGCGGGAAGCTTGAGTATATTCCGCCTTTGTATTTACTCATAAAATAAATACAGGAGGTCAAAAAGTTAATTGCGGACTGCGTAAAGAACTGGTCACTGCCTCCAGACCGGTCACCCTTTTTTAGTGCTTCCACCAATGCCTCAGCGGTTTCGGCGGCGTCAGCCAGGGATTTAATATAATCGGCCCGCCAGGGATTGATACGCCGGCTTTTCGCCATGTCGTTCAGATTGATGACATGGAAAGCATAGTCTTTCAATTTCGCGTGTTGTTTTGCTAATAGGTAATGGTAATAAGCGATATGCCCGAGATCCGGGTCGAGTAAGTCAGCGGGATTGCTCCCGCCTTCTCCTCAAAGAACCGTACGTGAGAGTTTCCTACTCATACGGCTCAAGTAATAACCACCTAAATAATAGGCAGCCTCATAATGAAGCCCTCTTTTTAAGGTAAACACTTCTGCGGCAGCTATCATGGACAAGTTGGTGAACGACCTTATGGTTGACGATACTTTTGCAAGTACCCCAAGGTAGTTCCCTGTCAATTTTGTTGCCGCATACTGGACATTTGCGCTTTTGCTTCTCCCATAGATTGAGAAGCGACTTCTTTCCTTTAAGGGTTTGCAGCATCTTGTACGTTTCGCGCTTGTCGAAGTACGGTTGCCATGTAGGGTCAAATGGATTTGCTTCCGCCTGTATCTTCACATTTCTGGATATGCCAATGTCGGATAAGAGTTGTAGCGTAAGGTAATTCTTCGCTTCAGTTCCCTTTTTCGTCCATGTAAAGCACCAGTTTCTGTTTCCGATAGATTGGAAGTATTTGTCCTTTACCCATCTCTTGCCCTTATTGGAATGACGTCTTCTGCACCATCTCCAGAGTTTCTGAAAAATCAAATGGTCGCAATTCTGAAATATATCCGAGGAAACACCGTGCTTGAAGTTGTTGCCCCAACCAGCAATGACCGGGTTTAACAATCTTATTAAGGTATCCTGCTTGGCAGATTTATTGGAACTGATTATTTCCTTGGTCTTCAGCAAGAATTTCTTAACGCTGTCTTTTGACGGCTTGGTCAGTACAGAGCCATTGCGGTACCTGCGAATGTTGTAGCCAAGAAAGTCGAAACCTTCATCAATGTGCGTGACTTTAGTTTTCTCTTCCGAAAGGATAAGTCCTCTCTCGTTCAAAAACGCCATCACAGCGGGCTTAACTTCATTTTCCAGTACATCTTGTGTCTTTCCCGTAACGATGAAGTCGTCAGCGTATCTCACCAACCTAACGGCTGAATAATAGCGCTTTCCGTTCACTGTTTTGTCAGGGAATTTGGCACGGAGCATGCGTTCCATACCGTCCAGGGTCATATTAGAAAGAGTCGGAGAAATTATTCCCCCTTGCGGAGTACCATCTTCCGTTGGGAATAATTCACCGTTGAAGACAAAACCACATTTCAGCCACAGTTTAAGCATGGTTTTATCCATTGGAATGTTTTCCAATAGCCATGCGTGGCTGATGTTGTCAAAGCATCCTTTTATATCGCCTTCAAACACCCATGTTGGTGAGAACCGACCGCGTCCAAGAAGTTGATGGCTTTGGGATATAGCGTCAATAGTGCTTCTTTCTCTCCTAAAACCATAGGAGTGTTTGTCGGCAGTTGTTTCAGCTATAGGTTCCAGCCCCATCAGATATAAAGCCTGCATTGCTCTGTCTTTCAACGTTGGAATCCCTAATGGGCGTAGTTTCCCGTTGCTCTTTTTAATGTTGACCCGTTTCAACGGCTGTGGCTTATAGCCACGTTTCTTTAAATCATAAATCGCATTTAATTTTTCTGCTGGTGTCACCCAAATAACTTGGTCTACACCAGCCGTGTTCTTACCTCGGTTAGAGGTTACTCTCTTAACTGCCAAAGCTTTGGCGTGATAAGAGTGCGTAAGTACCCACTGCAAGGATTTAACCTTACCGTGTTTACCTTCTTTCTGAGCTTTTACAATACGTGCTTGTAGCTTTCTAACTCCATTCTTGCATTTGTCCCAATCAATGTTGTTCCAATTGCTGACCTCTTTGTCAGAAGGCGCACACGCTGTGTTTTTACTAACGTTCATTTGCTTTCCTCCTTTAAAAAGTTCTAAAAGTTTCTTGTAAAAGAATTACCATATGCAGAAGTCTGCCCACTTTCGTGTGGAGTGACGTTTAAACTCCTATCCACTTCATTACAAAGCGGCCTTCGCTTTCTCTGCAATCCTCTACCCGCACCGCTGTCGGCTCACCTTACGGCTTGCTTTCCTGCGCCAGCAGGAGCGATACGGGCTTACAACGTTCCGTGTAAGTAACATCGAAGGGTTAGGTCCTATCTCTACACCGGCAGTTCTGTTGTTCGTGTAACCCCAAAATTCAGGAGGTTATCCAACTGCTTCACCTTTTGGTTCAAGCCTATCAGCATAATTTGGCTTGTTCGACTTAACGATGTTTGAACGATAGTTCACTTTCGTTGACCATACCTTCAGCCTTGCTCCCCGACAGCATAATGCTTGCCATCGTTGCTTTCACCTCACGGCTTCTGCTTCCTCACTTGCGGTGAGAGGGTTACTTTGTCAGAGCAGCTTCACACAAAACGATTACTCATAATGCATGTGCCCTTAGGCTACTATTGACGAAACAATAGGTTCAATCTTCGTTGAACCATTACTTACACAGCTTCGTTTCACACGAACTTGAAATCGTACAGGCAAACCGCAAACTCCTTGGCAATCAATTGCCTGATAAACGGGTTTACAATTGAAAAGCTCTTCCCGGAGCCAGGGGTACCGATCACCATTGTACCCCGGAAAACGTTGCAGATATTGACCCAGCCCTTCCGTACCCTGCCCTTATAGTAAAAAAGCATGGGAATGTTCACCGAATACGGGGTTTCTACCCTTTTCACCGGCTGCATAAAGCTTTCGGCTTCGGTATTCCAGATATCCTTGCCTAAACCGGAGCTGATCATCTTGGAGATGTTGTCCATCGACACGCTCACCAGGAGCGCCCCGAAAAACGAACAAATCATGTACAACAAAGCGTACCAGGTGGTATAGGCGAACGCTATCGGGGAGTCACGGCCCTGAAAGGCCAGGCTGCCGAAGAACAAAAACAGCCCGAGTGTAAGGGGGTAGGCTATGTGTTTTTTTGGGTCGAGGTCTGTTTCCTTTTTTGCCAGCGTACCGATGCTGACCAGGCAGATCAGGCCAAATGTGGCCAGTTTACTATAGACCAGTTTCGAGTAAATAATCAAGTGACTGATCTTATCCAGCGGGCTAAAAAAAATGCCCCAAAAAGAGGCATCGTGATAAATAAAAATGGCGGCTTCCAGGCCTACGGATATGTAAATGGCACATTGCAAAAAACCGTGAAGTTTTTGCTGTTCACGCGTTTCCTCCATGCTGAAAACGGATTAAAAATTAAAAAGACACCGGGTTTTGCGGGTGGCTTATAGTCAAATGAATTGACTTAGCGGCTCATTCCCTGTGTGCCGTCCGGCCCTTTTTGAGGCGCGGGGTCCCGGGTATGGTGAGCACTGTTATATGTTTCTAATAAAAACGCTGTATGGCGCCCGTCAGGAACTTCTGCGAAAATGATATGCTCAGGGAGCACAGCCGGCGGGGCATAGGGATTCAATTCATGCGGAAATGGTACCTGGAGCACATTGGTATCGATATAAACACCGGTTTTCCCGTTATGCTTAAATACATCCGCAAACTTGATTTGGTTCCAATAGTTTTCTGTATCCCGAAAGGCGTTGCGCTTTTCGTCAATAAAGAAACCTTTTCCTGCAATTTGAACAACAGGTAAGTCAACAGGGTAATGCTTCCGCCAACCAGGGCGAAATTCATCCATCCAGGCATTTTTACCTAAGGGATCGAGTGCATCAATGGGGTAAAGCCAAAATAATTTCACCCTATCGGGCAGTATTCCAACCGGGAGCCCTTCAAAAGCATTTTTAGTAACGGGATCATACCAGAGCTCTACATGGTCATCCAGGCACATGAGGTCATACATCGTGATTTGGTTGTCGGGATTCGCAACTTCTACGAGCGCCATCAGATACCCGTTCACATAAAATGGAACCCCTTCCAGTTCAACCACCGGGAAGGGGCCGTTATAATCATCTGTCTTTATCATGTTGTTGAATTATCAGCGTTGTATGAACACCGGCGTCTCTACTTCAATAGATGTTTCTTCTTTAGGTAACAATTGCTCCGCCTGGGCCTGCTTTTCACTTTCCGCGATTTTTTGGCTGATCTCCAGTTCCAGCCTGTCCAGTTCGCGCTTCAATGAAGCAAGCTCATATTCCTGTTCAAATGGCCGCTGTGTGAGTTCCCGGATTTCCGGAATTTGTTTATTGATACCGGAAAGTTCTTTCTCATAGCTTTCCGCCATACCAACTACCCTATTGATCGCGTCTAAAAAATACCGGGCCGCAAGTTTGGGATTGTCGATATTCGGAGCCCCTCCATTCTGCATATATTTAATGCTGGTGGTACGGCTTTCTGCATAAAGGGAGGTAACATGGTCGATCCTGCTGCTAAATTCTGTCTCCACCGTTTGCAACTTCCGCCTGATGTACAGGTCAAAGCCATATAATTCACCCAAATGCAAATCAGGCTGGTTAAAATCCCCGGGATACCAGTTTTTGTATAGGTCTATCAGTTTCTGACCGATAATAACTGTATCAGGCTCAAACGTATCATCCAGTCGTAACAGATTAAGCTTGGCTCCATCAGCATCATATTTCAACACTTGTTTGTAAGCGATTTCATCAGTACGCACCATATCGAGTGTAACCTGGGTATCCCTGCTTTTCTTTTCGAGGTCTTCCAGCAAGTACCTGCTCCGGGCAACTTCTTTGAAGTGAGCAGCTTTATAGCCCTCGAGTTCAGCTACCTTCTTTTCGATACGGGTCTTTTCCAGTAAAGAGGTGTCTCCTGATAATATGGCGATGTATTCCGAGAAGCTCATGCCGCTTTGCTCATCCATTGCACCTTCGTCCAGGGTACGCACTGCCAGCTCGTTATTCTTCATCTGACTAATGAAGATCTGCTTGTTTTTGAGCAGGTTGAACTTATAGTTATCCAGTGATTGCTCTACGGCATATATAAAGTTCCGCACTTTATTGCCATAGAACTTTTTGGCGAGCCAGTTACCTTGTCTGGCTCCACGGCCATCACGTTGCTCCAGTTCCGAGGGTTTCCACGGTATATCCAGGTGGTGCATGGCAACGATCCGTTCCTGAACATTTAAACCGGTGCCCGCTTTCTCGGTACTGCCGATCAGGATCCGGATCTCCCCGGCATTCATTTTTTTAAACAGCTCTTTACGCTGTTTATCTGTTGCCCAGTTATGAATATAGGTGATCTGGTTTGCCGGAATGTTGAAATCAGTCACCAGCTTATCCCGTAAGGCATCATACACATTGAATTCACTGGTTTTAGGCGTACCAATGTCGCTGAAAATGATCTGCGTGCCCTTATGCGGGGTACTTTCGTGGTAGATCTCCGCTACTGTCCGGGCACAGACATTGACCTTATTACCAGGATGGTCGCCATATTTTTCGGGATTGACCAGCCGCATATCTACCGCCATTTTCTTGGCGTAGTTAGTAGCGATCAGCATCCGACCTTTATCCTCATCTTTGGTCAGCGGTCGCCTGCCGATCAGGGTGGCATCCCCTGTTTTGGCGAATTGCATGAGCCGTTTGATAAAATCCTGCTGATCCGGTGTCGGTTTAATATTGACCAGGACTTCATCGATTTCCGGCTTATCGAGATTGATATGTTTGGCCGTTTTGTAATCGGTGATCTGGTTATAAAAAAGCGCCAGTTCCGGTACTTTGATAAAATGACGGAATCGTTCTTTTGCCCGAATCTCATTGGTGACCGTAAATTCGAAATCAACCGTTTTTCGTGCATACACCGCCGCCCAGGCATCAAAGTTGGAGATACGTTGTCTTTCCAGTTCCCGTGGCCGGAGGTATTTAAAAATCAGGTACATTTCCGTCAGGCTATTGGAAATCGGTGTTCCTGAAAGAAATGTGGCACAAAGGTCTGAGTCATTCTTCTCCTGCAGGGTGCGAATCGCGAAGAGCATATTGAGCGCTTTCTGACTGCCGGCCATGTTTCCCAGACCTGCAACTTTGGTATGCCTGGTGGTGAACGTCAGGTTCTTGAACTTATGGGATTCATCAATGAACAAATGATCTACATTCAGCTCACTGAAATTAATGCCTTTGTCCTTTCTCTGTTCAATAGCATCCATGATACCTTTTAGCTTAGCTTCGAGATTTTCCTTACGGATCTCCAGCCCTTTCAGCATCTCGCGGGTGATCTCCTCACCTGCATCCCGGAAGCTCAATAAATCCTGTTCTGTGTTATCCAGTTCAATTTCAAGGATCTGCCGTTGAATTTCCGGTGACTGCGGAATTTTACCGAACTGGTCATGTGTCAGGATAATGCAGTCCCAGTTGTTGTTTTTGATCTCGTGAAAAATTCTTTTCCGTTTGGCCGGTTCAAAA is drawn from Mucilaginibacter ginsenosidivorax and contains these coding sequences:
- a CDS encoding helicase-related protein: MLRDIYLELSGLENEHSIQFPELRKSLNFYYEAFVGKYGELNKNVNRNRIFNDVALGFKIISSLEIKDQDKFVRSDIFYGPLFQQKELLKTDDPAEALARCLNDTGRVDLSFISQITGLTDGEVILQLDKQIILNPQTLKWETTDNYLSGNVVEKLKTAEKLAETEPENLQFVRSLAAIRRVQPEKIPFELLDFNLGERWVPVEYYQRFATDLFKLDTRVDFYNSIDTYKVSYAKKGNTITDEEFSVTPKESNKITGRTLLEYALLNTNPYFTYPVEHNDKVVRVPDTEAIQNAHRKIDNIRSRYLLWLLELPNEDKQHLEKLYNDTYNCYALREFDGSHLTFPGLDLKALGIPGTYSSQSNAAWRIIQNNGGLIDHEVGLGKSLTMILAAMEMKRLGIVHKPMILALKANVQQITDTFRLAYPKAKILAPGENDFEPAKRKRIFHEIKNNNWDCIILTHDQFGKIPQSPEIQRQILEIELDNTEQDLLSFRDAGEEITREMLKGLEIRKENLEAKLKGIMDAIEQRKDKGINFSELNVDHLFIDESHKFKNLTFTTRHTKVAGLGNMAGSQKALNMLFAIRTLQEKNDSDLCATFLSGTPISNSLTEMYLIFKYLRPRELERQRISNFDAWAAVYARKTVDFEFTVTNEIRAKERFRHFIKVPELALFYNQITDYKTAKHINLDKPEIDEVLVNIKPTPDQQDFIKRLMQFAKTGDATLIGRRPLTKDEDKGRMLIATNYAKKMAVDMRLVNPEKYGDHPGNKVNVCARTVAEIYHESTPHKGTQIIFSDIGTPKTSEFNVYDALRDKLVTDFNIPANQITYIHNWATDKQRKELFKKMNAGEIRILIGSTEKAGTGLNVQERIVAMHHLDIPWKPSELEQRDGRGARQGNWLAKKFYGNKVRNFIYAVEQSLDNYKFNLLKNKQIFISQMKNNELAVRTLDEGAMDEQSGMSFSEYIAILSGDTSLLEKTRIEKKVAELEGYKAAHFKEVARSRYLLEDLEKKSRDTQVTLDMVRTDEIAYKQVLKYDADGAKLNLLRLDDTFEPDTVIIGQKLIDLYKNWYPGDFNQPDLHLGELYGFDLYIRRKLQTVETEFSSRIDHVTSLYAESRTTSIKYMQNGGAPNIDNPKLAARYFLDAINRVVGMAESYEKELSGINKQIPEIRELTQRPFEQEYELASLKRELDRLELEISQKIAESEKQAQAEQLLPKEETSIEVETPVFIQR
- a CDS encoding ankyrin repeat domain-containing protein, with the translated sequence MLASQLFKLVTQGDLQQLRAVLEADPSIANTGVPCSDAQPEMKGHPLHRICDVVFAGAITDEKAIEIAKVLLEFGADINGYKSSGDQNTPLIAAASLHAEKLGIFYIEQGADIVYADQDGATALHWAAFCGRDQLVAALIAKGANINQQDTTFNSTPIGWAVHTLTSGDSGNQHNQIACIHLLLNAGADKAVLDADTLAYIKTLTA
- a CDS encoding M23 family metallopeptidase, translating into MKILISICLVCLPLNHLTINSDFGYRLHPLTGKYGLHAGVDFKARHDTVYAILNGLVKSMGYDDRLGINIHLKHGDVESIYGHLSQVLVGPQDTVTAGEPIGITGYVKPHVM
- a CDS encoding bleomycin resistance protein, whose protein sequence is MDFKQSIPALPVVNIAKAVAFYESKMGFKARYQEDGFAILVRNSVDIHLWAACDQSWRYKFWLVFRPISCGAESFLAGTASCRIQVTGIDELYKEMKATGVIYNAETVVEDQSWGHRDFPTLDLHGNLITFYEIVK
- a CDS encoding type IV secretory system conjugative DNA transfer family protein; protein product: MKDYAFHVINLNDMAKSRRINPWRADYIKSLADAAETAEALVEALKKGDRSGGSDQFFTQSAINFLTSCIYFMSKYKGGIYSSFPHVLALLNRSYEEIFNALTAEPELRSLLSPFMTAFDAKAFNQLEGQIGTLKIFISRLATKETFWVFSGNDFDLKISDRANPGMLVLANDPNTQNINSACYSIIINRLTKLINTKGNLPSALIVDEVPTLFVHRVENLIATARSNKVAVLMGLQELPQFNQQYGKDTAATITSVVGTVLSGSVRNKETLEWLERLFGKSKQIGEGLSIDRNKTSTSLNEKLEVLIPAGKIASLNSGELVGMVAADAQEKFTGKFETSAVNCRVNLDMEEIRREEKGYKPLPTFYDFGGQMDEKLRQNFNHISREIQEMVMAFKPPALPVPAKISLKNDR
- a CDS encoding YWFCY domain-containing protein, producing MEETREQQKLHGFLQCAIYISVGLEAAIFIYHDASFWGIFFSPLDKISHLIIYSKLVYSKLATFGLICLVSIGTLAKKETDLDPKKHIAYPLTLGLFLFFGSLAFQGRDSPIAFAYTTWYALLYMICSFFGALLVSVSMDNISKMISSGLGKDIWNTEAESFMQPVKRVETPYSVNIPMLFYYKGRVRKGWVNICNVFRGTMVIGTPGSGKSFSIVNPFIRQLIAKEFAVCLYDFKFV
- the ltrA gene encoding group II intron reverse transcriptase/maturase, encoding MNVSKNTACAPSDKEVSNWNNIDWDKCKNGVRKLQARIVKAQKEGKHGKVKSLQWVLTHSYHAKALAVKRVTSNRGKNTAGVDQVIWVTPAEKLNAIYDLKKRGYKPQPLKRVNIKKSNGKLRPLGIPTLKDRAMQALYLMGLEPIAETTADKHSYGFRRERSTIDAISQSHQLLGRGRFSPTWVFEGDIKGCFDNISHAWLLENIPMDKTMLKLWLKCGFVFNGELFPTEDGTPQGGIISPTLSNMTLDGMERMLRAKFPDKTVNGKRYYSAVRLVRYADDFIVTGKTQDVLENEVKPAVMAFLNERGLILSEEKTKVTHIDEGFDFLGYNIRRYRNGSVLTKPSKDSVKKFLLKTKEIISSNKSAKQDTLIRLLNPVIAGWGNNFKHGVSSDIFQNCDHLIFQKLWRWCRRRHSNKGKRWVKDKYFQSIGNRNWCFTWTKKGTEAKNYLTLQLLSDIGISRNVKIQAEANPFDPTWQPYFDKRETYKMLQTLKGKKSLLNLWEKQKRKCPVCGNKIDRELPWGTCKSIVNHKVVHQLVHDSCRRSVYLKKRASL